The Streptomyces sp. NBC_01255 genome window below encodes:
- a CDS encoding serine/threonine-protein kinase yields the protein MRPIGSKYLLEEPLGRGATGTVWRARQRETAGAEAAVPGQPGETVAIKVLKEELANDADIVMRFLRERSVLLRLTHPNIVRTRDLVVEGDVLALVMDLVEGPDLHRYIRESGPLTPVAASLLTAQIADALAASHADGVVHRDLKPANVLLAEQGGQMHPMLTDFGIARLADSPGLTRTHEFVGTPAYVAPESAEGRPQTSAVDIYGAGILLYELVTGRPPFAGGTALEVLHRHLSEEPRRPSTVPGPLWTVIERCLSKDPDRRPSAENLARGLRAVAAGIGVHATPAQIEAADGVGALLAPDPAPAPVPETPGAADATQVLPSGAGNPLQYDPAAATSVMPTSGPAGVADPTAVMPPVPAQPPQSEDPHPWQNQLRAARDRNEQTQVQYLDPSEDPLRRRPQRPQQQGQPGQYGQQGQQGQPGQYGQQGQQGQPGQYGQQGQYGQQGPPQHQQQRPAPPQQYQQQHQPQQYAPPPPPQQYAQPQQPPQQQYTPPQPPPQAPAPREPRPPRQRSANPMRIPGLGCLKGCLFTIVLFVVAGWLIWELTPLQGWIAEGKGYWEAIGDGISTVTDWISTIGEATGSGGTTGGTGQ from the coding sequence GTGCGGCCTATCGGCAGCAAGTACCTGCTCGAGGAGCCGCTCGGACGCGGCGCCACGGGCACCGTCTGGCGAGCCCGCCAGCGGGAGACGGCGGGCGCCGAGGCGGCCGTGCCCGGCCAGCCCGGCGAGACCGTCGCGATCAAGGTCCTCAAGGAGGAGCTGGCCAACGACGCGGACATCGTGATGCGCTTCCTGCGCGAGCGGTCCGTGCTCCTCCGGCTCACCCACCCGAACATCGTGCGGACCCGCGACCTGGTCGTCGAGGGCGACGTCCTCGCCCTCGTCATGGACCTCGTCGAGGGCCCCGACCTCCACCGGTACATCAGGGAGAGCGGACCGCTCACCCCGGTCGCCGCCTCCCTCCTGACGGCCCAGATCGCCGACGCGCTCGCCGCCAGTCACGCCGACGGCGTCGTCCACCGCGACCTCAAGCCGGCCAACGTCCTGCTCGCCGAGCAGGGCGGCCAGATGCACCCGATGCTCACCGACTTCGGCATCGCGCGCCTCGCGGACTCCCCGGGCCTGACCCGGACGCACGAGTTCGTCGGCACGCCCGCGTACGTGGCGCCCGAGTCCGCCGAGGGGCGCCCGCAGACCTCCGCCGTCGACATCTACGGCGCGGGCATCCTGCTCTACGAGCTCGTCACCGGCCGGCCCCCGTTCGCGGGCGGCACCGCCCTGGAGGTCCTCCACCGGCACCTCAGCGAGGAGCCGCGCCGCCCCTCTACCGTGCCCGGCCCGCTGTGGACGGTCATAGAGCGCTGCCTCAGCAAGGACCCCGACCGCCGCCCGAGCGCCGAGAACCTGGCCCGCGGCCTGCGCGCCGTCGCCGCCGGCATCGGCGTCCACGCCACGCCCGCCCAGATCGAGGCGGCGGACGGCGTCGGGGCGCTCCTCGCCCCGGACCCGGCGCCCGCGCCCGTCCCGGAGACCCCGGGGGCCGCCGACGCCACCCAGGTGCTGCCCAGCGGCGCCGGGAACCCGTTGCAGTACGACCCCGCCGCCGCGACCAGCGTGATGCCGACCAGCGGCCCGGCGGGCGTCGCCGACCCGACGGCCGTCATGCCCCCCGTACCGGCCCAGCCGCCGCAGTCCGAGGACCCGCACCCCTGGCAGAACCAGCTGCGCGCGGCCCGCGACCGCAACGAGCAGACGCAGGTGCAGTACCTCGACCCGAGCGAGGACCCGCTGCGCCGCCGCCCGCAGCGCCCGCAGCAGCAGGGCCAGCCCGGCCAGTACGGGCAGCAGGGCCAGCAGGGCCAGCCCGGCCAGTACGGGCAGCAGGGCCAGCAGGGCCAGCCCGGCCAGTACGGGCAGCAGGGTCAGTACGGGCAGCAGGGGCCGCCGCAGCACCAGCAGCAGCGCCCGGCGCCGCCGCAGCAGTACCAGCAGCAGCACCAGCCGCAGCAGTACGCGCCCCCGCCGCCCCCGCAGCAGTACGCGCAGCCGCAGCAGCCGCCCCAGCAGCAGTACACGCCCCCGCAGCCGCCGCCCCAGGCGCCCGCGCCGCGCGAGCCGCGCCCGCCGCGTCAGCGCAGCGCCAACCCGATGCGGATCCCCGGCCTCGGCTGCCTCAAGGGCTGCCTGTTCACGATCGTGCTGTTCGTGGTCGCGGGCTGGCTCATCTGGGAGCTGACCCCGCTCCAGGGCTGGATCGCCGAGGGCAAGGGCTACTGGGAGGCCATCGGAGACGGCATCTCGACGGTCACGGACTGGATCTCCACGATCGGCGAGGCCACCGGCTCCGGGGGTACTACCGGCGGTACGGGGCAGTAA
- a CDS encoding serine/threonine-protein kinase, giving the protein MARNIGSRYTAHQILGRGSAGTVWLGEGPEGPVAVKLLREDLASDQELVGRFVQERTALLGLDHPRVVKVRDLVVDGNDLALVMDLVRGTDLRTRLDRERRLAPEAAVAITADVADALAAAHAAGVVHRDVKPENILLDMEGPLGPAGAHPALLTDFGVAKLIDTPGRTKATRIIGTPDYLAPEIVEGLPPRAAVDIYALATVLYELLAGFTPFGGGHPGAVLRRHVTETVVPLPGIPEELWQLIVQCLAKAPASRLRASELAARLKDVLPLLKGIPPLDVDEPDSEPASASASEPYEEDAYATGTAAGEPGPRRAAVPLVPGASADSNRDTHTSMRVPAPDELSGGPLGTARAPRPAGARRPGSARHKAGVVRKRRITLAVAAVVVAGALGAGGYLAASGDGDAPPQDSKQSSQP; this is encoded by the coding sequence TTGGCACGGAACATCGGCAGCCGCTACACCGCCCACCAGATCCTCGGGCGGGGCAGCGCCGGAACGGTGTGGCTCGGCGAGGGACCCGAAGGGCCCGTCGCCGTCAAACTGCTGCGCGAGGACCTGGCGTCCGACCAGGAACTCGTCGGCCGCTTCGTCCAGGAGCGCACCGCCCTGCTCGGCCTCGACCACCCCCGGGTGGTCAAGGTCCGCGACCTCGTCGTCGACGGCAACGACCTCGCCCTGGTCATGGACCTCGTGCGCGGCACCGACCTGCGCACCCGTCTGGACCGGGAGCGGCGGCTCGCCCCCGAGGCCGCCGTCGCGATCACCGCCGACGTCGCCGACGCCCTGGCCGCCGCGCACGCCGCCGGGGTCGTCCACCGGGACGTCAAGCCCGAGAACATCCTGCTCGACATGGAGGGCCCGCTCGGCCCCGCCGGCGCCCACCCCGCCCTCCTCACCGACTTCGGCGTCGCCAAGCTGATCGACACCCCGGGCCGCACCAAGGCCACCCGGATCATCGGCACCCCCGACTACCTCGCCCCCGAGATCGTCGAGGGCCTCCCGCCGCGCGCGGCCGTCGACATCTACGCCCTCGCGACCGTCCTGTACGAACTGCTCGCCGGCTTCACGCCCTTCGGCGGCGGACACCCCGGCGCCGTTCTGCGCCGCCACGTCACCGAGACCGTCGTCCCGCTCCCCGGCATCCCCGAGGAGCTGTGGCAGCTGATCGTGCAGTGCCTGGCGAAGGCCCCGGCCTCCCGTCTGCGCGCCTCCGAGCTCGCCGCCCGCCTCAAGGACGTCCTGCCGCTCCTCAAGGGCATCCCGCCGCTGGACGTGGACGAACCCGACTCGGAACCGGCTTCGGCGTCCGCGTCGGAGCCGTACGAGGAGGACGCGTACGCCACCGGTACGGCTGCCGGTGAGCCCGGTCCGCGCCGGGCCGCCGTCCCGCTCGTCCCCGGCGCCTCCGCCGACTCCAACCGGGACACCCACACCTCCATGCGGGTACCGGCCCCCGACGAGCTCTCCGGCGGCCCCCTCGGCACCGCCCGGGCCCCCCGCCCGGCGGGCGCCCGGCGCCCCGGCTCCGCCCGCCACAAGGCGGGCGTGGTCCGCAAGCGCCGGATCACCCTCGCCGTCGCGGCGGTCGTCGTCGCCGGAGCACTCGGCGCCGGCGGCTACCTGGCGGCCTCCGGGGACGGGGACGCGCCGCCGCAGGACTCGAAGCAGTCCTCCCAGCCGTAA
- the prfB gene encoding peptide chain release factor 2 translates to MAVVDVSEELKSLSSTMGSIEAVLDLEKLRADIAVLEEQAAAPSLWDDPEAAQKITSKLSHLQAEVRKAETLRGRIDDLSVLFELAEEMDDSDTLAEAETELTSVRKALDEMEVRTLLSGEYDEREALVNIRAEAGGVDASDFAERLQRMYLRWAERHGYATEIYETSYAEEAGIKSTTFVVKTPYAYGTLSVEQGTHRLVRISPFDNQGRRQTSFAGVEVLPVVESSDHVEIDESELRIDVYRASGPGGQGVNTTDSAVRITHIPTGIVVSCQNERSQIQNKASAMNVLQAKLLERQRQEERARMDALKDSGSSWGNQMRSYVLHPYQMVKDLRTEFEVGNPQSVLDGEIDGFLEAGIRWRKQQDK, encoded by the coding sequence GTGGCAGTCGTCGATGTATCCGAAGAGCTGAAGTCCCTCTCCTCGACCATGGGGTCGATCGAGGCCGTCCTGGACCTCGAGAAGCTGAGGGCCGACATCGCCGTGCTCGAAGAGCAGGCCGCGGCCCCGTCCCTGTGGGACGACCCGGAGGCGGCGCAGAAGATCACGAGCAAGCTTTCGCACCTCCAGGCGGAGGTCCGGAAGGCCGAGACCCTGCGCGGGCGGATCGACGACCTCTCGGTCCTCTTCGAGCTCGCCGAGGAGATGGACGACTCGGACACCCTCGCCGAGGCCGAGACGGAGCTCACCTCCGTCCGCAAGGCCCTCGACGAGATGGAGGTCCGCACGCTCCTCTCCGGCGAGTACGACGAGCGCGAGGCCCTGGTCAACATCCGTGCGGAGGCCGGCGGCGTCGACGCCTCCGACTTCGCCGAGCGGCTCCAGCGCATGTACCTGCGCTGGGCGGAGCGCCACGGCTACGCGACGGAGATCTACGAGACCTCGTACGCGGAAGAGGCCGGCATCAAGTCGACCACCTTCGTGGTGAAGACGCCGTACGCCTACGGCACGCTCTCCGTCGAGCAGGGCACCCACCGACTGGTCCGCATCTCGCCCTTCGACAACCAGGGCCGCCGTCAGACGTCCTTCGCGGGCGTCGAGGTCCTCCCGGTCGTCGAGTCCTCCGACCACGTCGAGATCGACGAGTCCGAGCTGCGCATCGACGTCTACCGCGCCTCGGGCCCCGGCGGCCAGGGCGTCAACACGACCGACTCGGCGGTGCGCATCACGCACATCCCGACCGGCATCGTCGTCTCCTGCCAGAACGAGCGCTCCCAGATCCAGAACAAGGCGAGCGCCATGAACGTCCTCCAGGCCAAGCTCCTGGAGCGTCAGCGCCAGGAGGAGCGCGCGCGGATGGACGCGCTCAAGGACAGCGGCAGCTCCTGGGGCAACCAGATGCGCTCGTACGTCCTCCACCCGTACCAGATGGTCAAGGACCTCCGGACGGAGTTCGAGGTCGGCAACCCGCAGTCGGTCCTGGACGGCGAGATCGACGGCTTCCTGGAGGCCGGCATCCGCTGGCGCAAGCAGCAGGACAAGTAG
- a CDS encoding LPXTG cell wall anchor domain-containing protein — MTKQMRIRFARIAAGAVIAAGASLTAAGAAQAVGAFGEGEPTPTETCLPGTAGCDATLPPTTPPVETTPPVETTPPVETTPPVETTPPVETTPPVETTPPVETTPPVETTPPVETTPPVETTEPGGGETTEPGGGETTEPGGGETTQPGNGNNGNNNGGNDNGGNGNGGTEPGPTDSPVTPDEGTDGGSTGSGSGDPGTCTVDLDGAECVDTGNNNTDTNNAGSQPVQQGQAKEELAETGAAETSFLIIGAATMIAGGIGFRMLPRLVAGGGNAAV, encoded by the coding sequence ATGACCAAGCAGATGCGAATCCGTTTCGCGCGCATTGCCGCCGGAGCGGTGATCGCCGCCGGAGCTTCGCTGACCGCGGCCGGTGCCGCGCAGGCCGTGGGTGCCTTCGGCGAGGGCGAACCGACTCCGACGGAGACGTGCCTTCCCGGCACCGCCGGTTGCGATGCCACGCTTCCGCCGACGACCCCGCCGGTGGAGACCACGCCTCCGGTGGAGACGACTCCGCCGGTGGAGACCACTCCGCCGGTCGAGACGACCCCGCCGGTGGAGACCACGCCTCCGGTGGAGACCACTCCGCCGGTCGAGACGACCCCGCCGGTGGAGACCACTCCGCCGGTCGAGACGACCCCGCCGGTCGAGACCACCGAGCCCGGTGGCGGCGAGACCACTGAGCCCGGCGGTGGCGAGACCACCGAGCCCGGCGGTGGCGAGACCACCCAGCCCGGCAACGGCAACAACGGCAACAACAACGGTGGCAACGACAACGGCGGTAACGGCAACGGCGGGACCGAGCCCGGTCCGACCGACAGCCCCGTGACCCCGGACGAGGGCACCGACGGTGGCTCCACCGGCTCCGGTTCCGGCGACCCCGGCACCTGCACCGTCGACCTCGACGGCGCCGAGTGCGTGGACACCGGCAACAACAACACCGACACCAACAACGCCGGCTCGCAGCCCGTGCAGCAGGGTCAGGCGAAGGAGGAGCTCGCCGAGACCGGTGCGGCCGAGACCTCGTTCCTGATCATCGGCGCCGCGACCATGATCGCCGGCGGCATCGGCTTCCGCATGCTGCCGCGTCTCGTCGCCGGTGGCGGCAACGCCGCCGTCTGA
- the ftsE gene encoding cell division ATP-binding protein FtsE, with the protein MIRFDNVSKSYPKQNRPALRDVSLEIEKGEFVFLVGSSGSGKSTFLRLLLREERASQGQVHVLGKDLARLSNWKVPHMRRQLGTVFQDFRLLPNKTVAENVAFAQEVIGKPRGEIRKAVPQVLDLVGLGGKEDRRPGELSGGEQQRVAIARAFVNRPMLLIADEPTGNLDPQTSVGIMKLLDRINRTGTTVVMATHDQNIVDQMRKRVIELEKGRLVRDQSRGVYGYQH; encoded by the coding sequence GTGATCCGATTCGACAACGTATCCAAGTCCTATCCGAAGCAGAACCGCCCCGCGCTCCGGGATGTCTCCCTGGAGATCGAGAAGGGGGAGTTCGTCTTCCTCGTCGGTTCGTCCGGCTCCGGAAAGTCGACTTTCCTGCGGCTGCTCCTGCGTGAGGAGCGCGCCAGCCAAGGCCAGGTGCACGTCCTCGGCAAGGACCTGGCCCGGCTCTCCAACTGGAAGGTGCCGCACATGCGGCGCCAGCTCGGCACCGTCTTCCAGGACTTCCGTCTGCTTCCCAACAAGACCGTCGCCGAGAACGTGGCCTTCGCCCAGGAGGTCATCGGCAAGCCGCGCGGCGAGATCCGCAAGGCCGTACCGCAGGTGCTCGACCTGGTCGGGCTCGGCGGCAAGGAGGACCGGCGGCCCGGCGAGCTCTCCGGTGGTGAGCAGCAGCGCGTCGCCATCGCCCGCGCCTTCGTCAACCGCCCGATGCTGCTGATCGCCGACGAGCCCACCGGCAACCTCGACCCGCAGACCTCCGTCGGCATCATGAAGCTGCTCGACCGCATCAACAGGACAGGGACCACCGTCGTCATGGCGACCCACGACCAGAACATCGTCGACCAGATGCGCAAGCGCGTCATAGAGCTGGAGAAGGGCCGCCTCGTCCGCGACCAGTCACGCGGCGTCTACGGATACCAGCACTGA
- the ftsX gene encoding permease-like cell division protein FtsX: MRAQFVLSEIGVGLRRNLTMTFAVIISVALSLALFGGALLMREQVSTMKDYWYDKVNVSIFLCNKADAADGAKCPKGAVTAQQKEQIKDDLEEMDIVESVYQESTDEAFKRYKEEYGDTAIASVITPDQMQESFRVKLKDPEKYKVVATAFAGRDGVESVQDQRDTLQNLFDLMNGMNIAALCVMGLMLVIALMLIVNTVRVSAFSRRRETGIMRLVGASSFYIQMPFIMEAAFAGLLGGGVACVLLLVGRYFLIDHGIALAEKMQLVNFIGWDAVLAKLPLVLAIGLLMPAVAAFIALRKYLKV, encoded by the coding sequence ATGCGCGCTCAGTTCGTGCTCTCGGAGATCGGTGTCGGTCTCCGGCGCAATCTCACGATGACCTTCGCCGTCATCATCTCCGTGGCCCTCTCGCTCGCCCTTTTCGGTGGTGCCCTGCTCATGCGCGAGCAGGTCAGCACGATGAAGGACTACTGGTACGACAAGGTCAACGTCTCCATCTTCCTCTGCAACAAGGCCGACGCGGCCGACGGGGCCAAGTGCCCCAAGGGTGCCGTCACGGCGCAGCAGAAGGAGCAGATCAAGGACGACCTCGAGGAGATGGACATCGTCGAGTCCGTCTACCAGGAGTCGACCGACGAGGCGTTCAAGCGGTACAAGGAGGAGTACGGCGACACCGCCATCGCCTCCGTCATCACGCCGGACCAGATGCAGGAGTCGTTCCGGGTCAAGCTCAAGGACCCGGAGAAGTACAAGGTGGTCGCCACCGCCTTCGCCGGCCGTGACGGCGTCGAGTCCGTCCAGGACCAGCGGGACACCTTGCAGAACCTCTTCGACCTGATGAACGGCATGAACATCGCCGCGCTCTGCGTCATGGGCCTGATGCTGGTCATCGCGCTGATGCTGATCGTCAACACCGTCCGTGTCTCGGCCTTCAGCCGCCGCCGCGAGACCGGCATCATGCGGCTCGTCGGAGCGTCCAGCTTCTACATCCAGATGCCGTTCATCATGGAGGCCGCCTTCGCCGGGCTCCTCGGCGGCGGCGTCGCGTGTGTGCTCCTGCTCGTCGGCCGGTACTTCCTCATCGACCACGGCATCGCGCTCGCCGAGAAGATGCAGCTGGTCAACTTCATCGGCTGGGACGCCGTCCTCGCCAAGCTGCCGCTCGTGCTCGCCATCGGTCTGCTCATGCCGGCCGTGGCCGCGTTCATCGCGCTGCGCAAGTACCTGAAGGTGTGA
- a CDS encoding S41 family peptidase: protein MPADADHRLCIRPRGLLRGAVLTLVFTGVLATAAATGSLPRRDAGDDRSPDSARTATVDRAALNRAAAAAMADGKSGKQAAEEFVSRSGDRWGAVYDKKEYADFEQALDGAYTGVGLSAGRAADGTAVRVTRVQAGGPAERAGLRAGDRLVSVDGRPVGGLSVSEVVSLLRGDGVPGSAVALRVERGRAAWTETLHRARLATDPVTVRRLDDGAVLIKVAAFTKGAGARVRDAVRDAPAGAGVLLDLRGNAGGLVAEAAVAASAFLDGGLVATYDVEGEERAVYADGGGDTGRPLVALIDGGTMSAAELLTGALQDRGRAVTVGSRTFGKGSVQMPSALPDGSVAELTVGHYRTPAGHAVDGRGITPDLTAAEKAEEQARTVLSGLGGGS from the coding sequence ATGCCGGCCGACGCCGATCACCGCCTCTGTATCCGGCCCCGCGGACTGCTCCGTGGGGCCGTTCTGACGTTGGTCTTCACCGGTGTCCTCGCCACCGCCGCCGCCACCGGGTCCCTGCCCCGGCGGGACGCGGGGGATGACCGGTCGCCGGATTCCGCCCGTACGGCCACGGTGGACCGCGCCGCCCTGAACCGGGCCGCCGCCGCGGCCATGGCCGACGGGAAGTCCGGCAAGCAGGCCGCCGAGGAGTTCGTCAGCCGCAGCGGCGACCGCTGGGGCGCGGTGTACGACAAGAAGGAGTACGCCGACTTCGAGCAGGCCCTCGACGGCGCCTACACGGGTGTCGGGCTCTCCGCCGGCCGGGCCGCCGACGGCACCGCGGTGCGGGTGACCCGCGTCCAGGCGGGCGGCCCCGCCGAGCGGGCCGGACTCCGGGCCGGCGACCGGCTCGTCTCCGTCGACGGACGCCCGGTCGGCGGGCTCTCCGTCTCCGAGGTCGTCTCCCTGCTCCGCGGCGACGGCGTCCCCGGATCGGCCGTCGCCCTCCGGGTCGAGCGCGGCCGCGCCGCCTGGACGGAGACCCTGCACAGGGCTCGGCTCGCGACGGACCCGGTCACCGTCCGCCGCCTCGACGACGGGGCGGTCCTGATCAAGGTGGCCGCCTTCACCAAGGGCGCGGGCGCGCGCGTACGGGACGCGGTACGGGACGCCCCGGCCGGCGCCGGCGTCCTCCTGGACCTCCGGGGCAACGCCGGAGGGCTGGTCGCGGAGGCCGCCGTCGCCGCCTCCGCGTTCCTCGACGGCGGTCTCGTCGCCACGTACGACGTCGAGGGCGAGGAGCGGGCCGTGTACGCGGACGGGGGCGGCGACACCGGCCGGCCCCTGGTGGCGCTGATCGACGGCGGCACGATGAGCGCGGCCGAGCTGCTCACCGGCGCCCTGCAGGACCGGGGCCGGGCCGTCACGGTCGGCTCGCGGACCTTCGGCAAGGGCTCGGTGCAGATGCCGAGCGCGCTGCCGGACGGTTCCGTCGCGGAGCTGACCGTCGGCCACTACCGCACGCCCGCCGGGCACGCGGTGGACGGCCGGGGCATCACCCCCGACCTGACGGCGGCGGAGAAGGCCGAGGAACAGGCTCGTACGGTATTGAGTGGCCTCGGAGGGGGCTCGTAG
- the smpB gene encoding SsrA-binding protein SmpB — protein sequence MAKGLVNVQGKPAKKSADKAPERKLIAQNKKARHDYHIVDTYECGVVLMGTEVKSLRMGRASLVDGFVQIDNHEAWLHNIHVPEYTQGSWTNHSAKRKRKLLLHREEIDKLEAKSKETGHTIVPLALYFLGSRVKVEIALAKGKKEFDKRQTLREKQDTRETSRAIAAAKRKQRAAQAGQ from the coding sequence ATGGCAAAGGGACTCGTGAACGTGCAGGGCAAGCCTGCGAAGAAGAGCGCGGACAAGGCGCCGGAGCGCAAGCTCATCGCGCAGAACAAGAAGGCGCGCCACGACTACCACATCGTCGACACGTACGAGTGCGGTGTGGTCCTCATGGGCACCGAGGTGAAGTCGCTGCGGATGGGCCGGGCGTCGCTGGTCGACGGCTTCGTGCAGATCGACAACCACGAGGCGTGGCTGCACAACATCCACGTGCCGGAGTACACCCAGGGCAGCTGGACGAACCACTCGGCGAAGCGCAAGCGCAAGCTGCTGCTCCACCGCGAGGAGATCGACAAGCTGGAGGCGAAGTCGAAGGAGACCGGTCACACGATCGTGCCCCTCGCGCTGTACTTCCTGGGCAGCCGGGTGAAGGTCGAGATCGCGCTCGCCAAGGGCAAGAAGGAGTTCGACAAGCGTCAGACGCTCCGCGAGAAGCAGGACACGCGCGAGACCAGCCGGGCGATCGCGGCGGCGAAGCGGAAGCAGCGGGCGGCCCAGGCCGGCCAGTAG
- a CDS encoding type II toxin-antitoxin system Phd/YefM family antitoxin: MSISANEARATLFPLIERVNTDHAPVRITSESGDAVLMSADDYDSWQETVYLLRSPADVTRLMEAVARDRESSSVVTKTIDEPRELAGDEGSPA, from the coding sequence ATGTCCATAAGTGCCAACGAAGCCAGGGCGACCCTGTTCCCCCTGATCGAGCGCGTCAACACCGACCACGCCCCGGTGCGCATCACCTCCGAGAGCGGCGACGCCGTCCTCATGTCGGCCGACGACTACGACTCCTGGCAGGAAACCGTCTACCTGCTCCGCTCTCCCGCCGACGTCACGCGCCTGATGGAAGCCGTGGCCCGCGACCGAGAGAGCTCGTCCGTGGTCACGAAGACCATTGACGAGCCGAGGGAGTTGGCCGGGGACGAGGGATCACCCGCCTGA
- a CDS encoding MFS transporter has protein sequence MPQPDLTLTPAGPALAPRYSEHRTAGHRDSDRRTAVRRSSPRNPYLRLFTLPGTRAFTAGNLIARLPMGMFGVSAVIMIAGRYDSYALAGSVTATGLAAGALTAPWIARLVDRYGQARIAVPATAYAVLGHLLLLLCVHEKTPAWTLFLVTAATATAPNTGGMSRARWAHLLRGDRDALHTANAFEQATDELCFMLGPVLAALLCSTLFPEAGTLAAAALFLTGVLLFAAQRSTEPPIAPRTATGSPLRTRGMVPLLAVFLATGAVFGSMEVVTLAYVDGPVAGPVLALQAAGSCAAGLLYGRARRTVRLRTCLAAMAVLMTLPLLAATTGSLLALAGGLLLAGMATAPTMVTGMGLVQRLTPASQLNEGMTLAVTALLAGIAAGSATGGWSADHAPFPAFGFLVPLTAATLALILCVATTTTAGPPVR, from the coding sequence ATGCCGCAACCGGACCTCACCCTCACCCCGGCGGGCCCGGCCCTCGCCCCTCGCTACAGCGAACACCGCACCGCCGGGCACCGGGACTCCGACCGCCGGACCGCCGTACGCCGGAGCTCGCCCCGCAACCCCTACCTCCGCCTCTTCACCCTCCCCGGCACCCGCGCCTTCACCGCCGGCAATCTGATCGCCCGGCTGCCCATGGGCATGTTCGGCGTGAGCGCCGTGATCATGATCGCGGGCCGCTACGACTCCTACGCCCTGGCCGGTTCGGTCACCGCCACCGGCCTCGCCGCCGGGGCCCTGACGGCCCCCTGGATCGCCCGGCTCGTCGACCGGTACGGCCAGGCCCGTATCGCCGTCCCGGCCACGGCGTACGCGGTCCTGGGCCATCTGCTCCTGCTCCTCTGCGTCCACGAGAAGACCCCCGCCTGGACGCTCTTCCTCGTCACCGCCGCCACCGCGACCGCCCCGAACACCGGCGGCATGTCCCGGGCCCGCTGGGCGCACCTCCTCCGGGGCGACCGGGACGCCCTGCACACCGCCAACGCCTTCGAGCAGGCCACCGACGAACTCTGCTTCATGCTCGGCCCGGTGCTGGCCGCGCTCCTCTGCTCGACGCTCTTCCCGGAGGCGGGCACCCTCGCGGCCGCGGCTCTCTTCCTCACCGGCGTCCTGCTCTTCGCGGCCCAGCGCTCCACCGAGCCACCGATCGCCCCCCGCACCGCCACGGGCTCCCCGCTGCGGACCCGGGGCATGGTGCCGCTGCTCGCGGTCTTCCTCGCCACCGGCGCGGTCTTCGGCTCCATGGAGGTGGTGACCCTCGCGTACGTGGACGGCCCCGTCGCCGGCCCCGTCCTCGCCCTCCAGGCGGCCGGCTCCTGCGCGGCGGGCCTGCTCTACGGCCGCGCCCGCCGCACCGTCCGGCTCCGCACCTGCCTGGCCGCGATGGCCGTCCTGATGACGCTGCCGCTGCTCGCCGCCACGACCGGCTCGCTCCTCGCGCTCGCGGGCGGCCTGCTGCTGGCGGGCATGGCGACGGCCCCGACGATGGTCACGGGCATGGGCCTGGTCCAGCGCCTGACGCCCGCGTCCCAGCTCAACGAAGGCATGACCCTCGCGGTGACCGCCCTCCTCGCCGGCATCGCCGCGGGCTCCGCCACCGGCGGCTGGTCCGCCGACCACGCCCCCTTCCCCGCCTTCGGCTTCCTCGTCCCGCTCACGGCGGCCACCCTGGCGCTGATCCTCTGCGTGGCGACCACGACGACCGCCGGTCCTCCCGTCCGCTGA